In Curtobacterium sp. L6-1, a genomic segment contains:
- a CDS encoding sensor histidine kinase, whose translation MTVDAATDAGSGAARRPPSPGTVPSVVDGAGMLDPSRSVRASITQASLERAFTILMAIAAVGFGAANTTSFFRQLPFLDPFWGPATASVVALSLLAVGASAALQRCAQAAQAACALLFLVALVTFPLTVRDALPPAQSPWPWWLCNVGTIAASLSFASWRAAVYNVIVPVVFVLLRLSPAGGSAGIVRAFQDGAYTATLGIAALVLIVVLRRAAAAVDAAQATAVRRYARAMREHATEVERVQVDAIVHDSVLTTLLSAARADTVEARTLAARMARNAVDHLAAAAADGPGRDPLVPFPAFRQRIVDSLTTLAAPVEVRSCPAEGPAMPSSAADALASATLQAAVNSVQHAGSDVTRWVTVESDGPTVRVELADDGVGFDPGTVPSERLGVRRSILERMAAAGGVADVVTAPGAGTRVVLSWPDPGPVTDVRIDVDAVGGGPA comes from the coding sequence GTGACCGTCGACGCCGCGACGGACGCCGGGTCGGGAGCGGCCCGGCGTCCGCCGTCCCCGGGGACGGTGCCGTCCGTCGTCGACGGCGCCGGCATGCTCGATCCGTCGCGGTCCGTCCGTGCGTCGATCACCCAGGCGTCCCTCGAGCGGGCCTTCACGATCCTCATGGCGATCGCCGCCGTCGGGTTCGGCGCCGCGAACACCACCTCGTTCTTCCGCCAGCTGCCGTTCCTCGACCCGTTCTGGGGTCCGGCGACCGCGAGCGTCGTCGCGCTGTCGTTGCTCGCCGTGGGTGCCTCGGCCGCGCTGCAGCGGTGTGCGCAGGCCGCGCAGGCCGCCTGTGCGCTCCTGTTCCTCGTCGCGCTGGTCACCTTCCCGCTGACCGTCCGTGACGCGCTCCCGCCGGCGCAGTCGCCCTGGCCGTGGTGGCTCTGCAACGTCGGCACGATCGCGGCGTCGCTGAGCTTCGCCAGCTGGCGTGCGGCCGTCTACAACGTGATCGTCCCGGTCGTCTTCGTCCTGCTGCGGCTTTCGCCCGCGGGCGGCAGTGCAGGGATCGTGCGGGCGTTCCAGGACGGCGCGTACACGGCGACGCTCGGCATCGCGGCACTCGTCCTCATCGTGGTCCTGCGTCGGGCCGCCGCGGCCGTCGACGCCGCCCAGGCCACCGCGGTGCGTCGGTACGCCCGTGCCATGCGGGAGCACGCCACCGAGGTCGAGCGGGTGCAGGTCGACGCCATCGTGCACGACAGCGTGCTCACGACGCTCCTGTCCGCGGCCCGGGCGGACACCGTCGAGGCGCGGACGCTCGCGGCACGGATGGCCCGGAACGCCGTCGACCACCTCGCGGCCGCGGCCGCTGACGGTCCCGGCAGGGATCCCCTCGTGCCGTTCCCGGCGTTCCGGCAGCGCATCGTGGACTCGCTCACGACCCTGGCCGCGCCCGTCGAGGTGCGCAGCTGCCCGGCCGAGGGGCCCGCGATGCCGTCCTCGGCCGCCGACGCCCTCGCCTCGGCGACCCTGCAGGCCGCGGTGAACAGCGTGCAGCACGCCGGGTCGGACGTGACCCGGTGGGTGACCGTCGAGTCCGACGGGCCGACGGTCCGCGTGGAGCTCGCCGACGACGGTGTCGGGTTCGACCCGGGCACGGTGCCGTCCGAACGGCTCGGGGTCCGGCGGTCGATCCTCGAGCGGATGGCCGCCGCCGGTGGTGTCGCCGACGTGGTGACCGCACCCGGCGCCGGCACCCGGGTCGTGCTGTCCTGGCCGGACCCCGGTCCCGTCACCGACGTCCGCATCGACGTCGACGCAGTCGGCGGTGGTCCGGCATGA
- a CDS encoding acyl-CoA carboxylase subunit beta yields the protein MTTGDTPDLSTTAGRLADLRVRYHEAVTAAGEAAIAKQHAKGKMTARERIEQLLDENSFVELDEFVRHRTHAFGMESKRPYGDAVVTGHGTIHGRQVAVYAQDFTVFGGSLGEVAGEKIVKVMEHALKTGVPIIGILDSGGARIQEGVVALGKYGEIFRLNTQASGVIPQISIVMGPAAGGAVYSPALTDFVIMVDKTSHMFVTGPDVIKTVTGEDVGFEELGGAQTHNAVSGVAHYLAEDETDALDYARSLIGFLPDNNLSDPPSYDVGPEMETTDADRELDVVIPDSTNQPYDVTQIIEHVVDDGDFLEVQPLFAPNIMIGFGRVEGRTVGIIANQPQAMAGTLNIDAGEKAARFVRFCDAFGIPILTLVDVPGYLPGTDQEWTGVIRRGAKLLYAYAEATVPLVTVITRKAYGGAYIVMGSKQLGADINLAWPTAEIAVMGGQGAVNILYRSEIKRAEEAGEDVAAVRTKLANEYTYNVASPYLAAERGELDGIIQPHATRVSVIKALRALRGKRASLPPKKHGNIPL from the coding sequence GTGACCACTGGAGACACCCCCGATCTCTCGACGACCGCCGGCCGTCTCGCCGACCTCCGCGTGCGGTACCACGAAGCCGTGACCGCAGCCGGCGAGGCCGCGATCGCGAAGCAGCACGCCAAGGGCAAGATGACCGCCCGTGAGCGCATCGAACAGCTCCTCGACGAGAACTCCTTCGTCGAGCTCGACGAGTTCGTCCGCCACCGCACCCACGCGTTCGGCATGGAGTCGAAGCGCCCCTACGGCGACGCCGTCGTCACCGGCCACGGCACGATCCACGGCCGCCAGGTGGCCGTGTACGCGCAGGACTTCACCGTCTTCGGCGGCTCCCTCGGCGAGGTCGCCGGCGAGAAGATCGTCAAGGTGATGGAGCACGCGCTGAAGACCGGTGTGCCGATCATCGGCATCCTCGACTCCGGCGGCGCCCGCATCCAGGAGGGTGTCGTCGCGCTCGGCAAGTACGGCGAGATCTTCCGCCTCAACACGCAGGCCTCCGGGGTCATCCCGCAGATCTCGATCGTGATGGGCCCGGCGGCCGGCGGTGCGGTGTACTCCCCCGCCCTCACCGACTTCGTGATCATGGTCGACAAGACGAGCCACATGTTCGTCACCGGTCCCGACGTCATCAAGACGGTCACGGGCGAGGACGTCGGCTTCGAGGAGCTCGGTGGTGCCCAGACGCACAACGCGGTCTCCGGCGTGGCCCACTACCTGGCCGAGGACGAGACCGACGCGCTCGACTACGCGCGCTCGCTCATCGGCTTCCTGCCGGACAACAACCTGTCCGACCCGCCGTCGTACGACGTCGGTCCGGAGATGGAGACCACCGACGCCGACCGGGAGCTCGACGTCGTCATCCCGGACTCGACGAACCAGCCGTACGACGTGACGCAGATCATCGAGCACGTCGTCGACGACGGCGACTTCCTCGAGGTCCAGCCGCTGTTCGCGCCGAACATCATGATCGGGTTCGGTCGGGTCGAGGGCCGCACCGTCGGGATCATCGCGAACCAGCCGCAGGCCATGGCCGGCACGCTGAACATCGACGCGGGCGAGAAGGCGGCACGCTTCGTCCGGTTCTGCGACGCGTTCGGCATCCCGATCCTCACCCTCGTCGACGTGCCCGGCTACCTGCCCGGCACCGACCAGGAGTGGACCGGCGTCATCCGTCGCGGCGCGAAGCTGCTCTACGCCTACGCCGAGGCCACCGTTCCGCTCGTGACCGTCATCACGCGCAAGGCCTACGGCGGCGCGTACATCGTCATGGGGTCGAAGCAGCTCGGTGCCGACATCAACCTGGCGTGGCCGACCGCCGAGATCGCCGTCATGGGCGGTCAGGGTGCGGTCAACATCCTGTACCGCAGCGAGATCAAGCGCGCGGAGGAGGCCGGCGAGGACGTCGCCGCGGTCCGCACGAAGCTCGCGAACGAGTACACGTACAACGTCGCGTCGCCGTACCTGGCGGCAGAACGCGGTGAGCTCGACGGCATCATCCAGCCGCACGCGACCCGGGTGTCCGTCATCAAGGCACTGCGGGCCCTCCGTGGCAAGCGCGCGAGCCTGCCGCCGAAGAAGCACGGGAACATCCCGCTGTGA
- a CDS encoding phospho-sugar mutase — protein MSEQTAGTDVLVTARAWVEQDPDAETRAELQQLIDAGDTDELTARFAGRLQFGTAGLRAELGAGPLRMNRVVVTQAAAGLARFLIDSGRDRSVVIGYDGRVNSDVFARDSAEVMRGLGLDVTLLPGALPTPLVAFAVRHLGVGAGVMVTASHNPPRDNGYKVYLGGDDEGSQIVPPVDAEIAAAIDVVAAGDVRSLDRATDYTVADQALVQAYVDATAATVPAPGLPADAQPSVVYTAMHGVGWETARAVFAAAGFREPAVVPEQIEPDGAFPTVSFPNPEEPGAMDLSIARGVAVGADLVIANDPDADRLALAIPDGAGSFRRLSGNEVGWLLGWRAAARAAAAGTTGVLAASIVSSPALSRVAEQYGLGYRDTLTGFKWVSRVPDLLFGYEEALGYLVDPQVVRDKDGISAALELLSLATELAADGRTIADQLDAFAERFGAFASGQVATRVDDLARIGEIMASLRSAAPTELGGVAVTATTDFLDGVEGFPPSDILRFDLDGGARVIVRPSGTEPKVKVYIDTVAATPAEASALADRLAAAVRPLVS, from the coding sequence GTGTCCGAGCAGACCGCGGGCACCGATGTGCTCGTGACCGCCCGTGCCTGGGTCGAACAGGACCCGGACGCCGAGACCCGTGCCGAGCTCCAGCAGCTCATCGACGCCGGGGACACCGACGAACTCACCGCCCGCTTCGCCGGACGCCTGCAGTTCGGGACCGCGGGGCTCCGTGCCGAGCTCGGTGCCGGTCCGCTCCGGATGAACCGGGTCGTCGTCACGCAGGCCGCCGCCGGACTCGCACGGTTCCTCATCGACTCGGGGCGCGACCGCAGCGTCGTCATCGGGTACGACGGCCGCGTCAACTCCGACGTCTTCGCGCGGGACTCGGCCGAGGTCATGCGCGGGCTGGGCCTCGACGTCACGCTGCTGCCCGGTGCGCTGCCGACCCCGCTCGTCGCCTTCGCCGTGCGGCACCTCGGCGTCGGTGCGGGCGTCATGGTCACGGCGAGCCACAACCCGCCGCGGGACAACGGCTACAAGGTGTACCTCGGCGGTGACGACGAGGGTTCGCAGATCGTGCCCCCGGTCGACGCCGAGATCGCGGCGGCCATCGACGTCGTCGCCGCCGGGGACGTCCGGTCGCTCGACCGGGCCACGGACTACACCGTCGCCGACCAGGCGCTCGTGCAGGCCTACGTGGACGCGACGGCCGCGACGGTGCCGGCCCCGGGCCTCCCGGCCGACGCACAGCCGTCCGTCGTCTACACGGCGATGCACGGGGTCGGGTGGGAGACCGCCCGCGCCGTCTTCGCCGCCGCCGGGTTCCGTGAGCCGGCCGTCGTCCCCGAGCAGATCGAGCCGGACGGCGCCTTCCCGACCGTGTCCTTCCCCAACCCGGAGGAGCCGGGCGCGATGGACCTGTCGATCGCCCGCGGCGTCGCGGTCGGCGCCGACCTGGTCATCGCCAACGACCCGGACGCCGACCGCCTGGCGCTCGCGATCCCGGACGGCGCCGGGTCCTTCCGACGGCTCTCCGGCAACGAGGTCGGGTGGCTGCTGGGGTGGCGCGCCGCTGCCCGCGCTGCCGCCGCCGGCACCACGGGCGTGCTCGCCGCGTCGATCGTCAGCTCGCCGGCGCTGTCCCGCGTGGCCGAGCAGTACGGGCTCGGGTACCGGGACACCCTGACCGGCTTCAAGTGGGTCTCGCGCGTACCCGACCTGCTGTTCGGGTACGAGGAGGCGCTCGGCTACCTCGTCGACCCGCAGGTCGTCCGCGACAAGGACGGCATCTCCGCGGCGCTCGAGCTGCTGTCCCTGGCCACCGAGCTCGCGGCCGACGGCAGGACCATCGCCGACCAGCTCGACGCGTTCGCCGAGCGGTTCGGGGCGTTCGCGTCCGGGCAGGTCGCCACGCGCGTCGACGACCTCGCGCGCATCGGGGAGATCATGGCGTCGCTGCGGTCGGCCGCGCCCACCGAGCTCGGTGGGGTGGCGGTGACGGCGACGACGGACTTCCTCGACGGTGTCGAGGGCTTCCCACCGTCGGACATCCTGCGCTTCGACCTGGACGGTGGCGCGCGCGTCATCGTCCGCCCGAGTGGCACCGAGCCCAAGGTGAAGGTCTACATCGACACCGTCGCGGCCACGCCGGCCGAGGCGTCCGCGCTCGCCGACCGCCTGGCCGCCGCGGTGCGCCCGCTCGTCTCGTAG
- a CDS encoding response regulator transcription factor → MDTTTSTSTGPTGAAGLETRPVRVAIVDDHESVRLGIQAACQNEGFEVVLTAASVPEYIAQLNGREVDVVVLDLSLGDGSTVTENVKGVQGTGSAVLVHSIADRVANVREALAAGAAGVIPKSSATKTVMAAVATVARGDVLNNLEWASAIDADRDFAKAQLGRREREILHLYASGLPLKLAAQQLGIGYSTAREYLDRIRVKYVEVGRPAPTKVDLLRRAVEDGILPGLDSGIDPDGDGR, encoded by the coding sequence GTGGACACCACCACCAGCACATCGACCGGTCCGACAGGGGCAGCCGGTCTCGAGACGCGGCCCGTCCGCGTCGCCATCGTCGACGACCACGAGTCCGTCCGACTGGGCATCCAGGCCGCGTGCCAGAACGAGGGGTTCGAGGTGGTCCTCACCGCCGCGAGCGTCCCGGAGTACATCGCGCAGCTGAACGGTCGCGAGGTCGACGTCGTCGTCCTCGACCTGTCGCTCGGGGACGGCTCGACCGTCACCGAGAACGTCAAGGGCGTGCAGGGCACCGGGTCCGCAGTCCTCGTGCACAGCATCGCCGACCGGGTCGCGAACGTGCGGGAGGCGCTGGCCGCAGGGGCCGCCGGCGTCATCCCGAAGTCGTCCGCGACGAAGACCGTGATGGCCGCCGTCGCGACCGTCGCACGCGGTGACGTCCTCAACAACCTCGAGTGGGCCAGCGCGATCGACGCCGACCGGGACTTCGCGAAGGCCCAGCTCGGTCGCCGCGAACGCGAGATCCTGCACCTGTACGCCTCGGGGCTGCCGCTCAAGCTCGCGGCCCAGCAGCTCGGGATCGGGTACTCGACCGCACGGGAGTACCTCGACCGCATCCGCGTGAAGTACGTCGAGGTCGGTCGTCCCGCCCCGACCAAGGTCGACCTGCTGCGTCGCGCGGTCGAGGACGGGATCCTGCCGGGGCTCGACTCCGGCATCGACCCCGACGGCGATGGTCGCTGA
- a CDS encoding Maf family protein — protein MRLYLASTSPARRALLAQSGIDPVLVSPGVDEDAVALAEQERLGRPLTGPELVALLAVAKARAVADGTVAADGPLDGVVFGGDSAFEVDGQLYGKPHDPAVARERWRGMLAAGGGTLWSGHCVIDRRIAGSGTSAGSHAVPSLGAVAPGGSALVADGDHVVAVDSAVLTFADDLTPEEIDAYVATGEPLEVAGAFTIDGRAAAYITRIDGAPSAVVGLSLPVLRSMLLRGFGIAWHDLWSL, from the coding sequence ATGCGTCTGTACCTCGCGAGCACCTCCCCCGCCCGTCGCGCCCTCCTGGCGCAGTCCGGCATCGATCCCGTGCTCGTGTCGCCGGGTGTCGACGAGGACGCGGTCGCGCTGGCCGAGCAGGAGCGCCTCGGGCGGCCCCTCACCGGTCCGGAGCTCGTCGCGCTGCTCGCCGTCGCGAAGGCGCGCGCCGTCGCGGACGGCACGGTCGCCGCGGACGGACCGCTCGACGGGGTCGTGTTCGGCGGGGACTCCGCGTTCGAGGTGGACGGGCAGCTGTACGGCAAGCCGCACGACCCCGCCGTCGCGCGGGAGCGCTGGCGCGGCATGCTCGCCGCCGGGGGCGGGACGCTGTGGAGCGGGCACTGCGTGATCGACCGACGCATCGCGGGGTCCGGCACCTCGGCCGGCTCGCACGCGGTCCCGTCCCTCGGCGCCGTCGCGCCGGGCGGGTCCGCACTCGTCGCCGACGGGGACCACGTCGTGGCCGTCGACAGCGCCGTCCTGACGTTCGCCGACGACCTGACGCCCGAGGAGATCGACGCCTACGTGGCCACGGGCGAACCGCTCGAGGTCGCCGGTGCCTTCACCATCGACGGACGGGCTGCGGCGTACATCACCCGCATCGACGGCGCGCCCTCGGCCGTCGTCGGGCTGTCGCTCCCGGTCCTCCGCTCCATGCTGCTGCGGGGGTTCGGCATCGCCTGGCACGACCTCTGGTCACTGTAG
- a CDS encoding class I SAM-dependent RNA methyltransferase translates to MGESVGTLLELDVTGIAHGGISVARHEGRVVFVTDAVPGERVVARVTEDRKKSFWRADTVRVLEPSEHRVDHVWAEAGLDRDPAERPGGAEFGHISLGHQRTLKRDVLVDSFSRFGRIDLDAVLGAPVVVEAAPGDDEANGLGWRTRLRLHVDADGTPGPFAARSHTVVPVTSLPLTTAAVQESAPTARGSMPGAEVIDVLSPSGSAGARLVIDAQRPTVVTELVGERRFAVDDTGFWQVHRQAPAVLTAAVQDALDRERLDPEGQHLDLYGGVGLLAAALADVAGPRARVTSVESAARATEHAQENLSEWIGARAETARVDRWLARTVDTASRPERERFRAGTVVLDPPRAGAGRDVVVSVAALQPAQVVYVACDPVALARDVATFADLGYRLEALRAFDLFPHTHHLEAVARLVPVD, encoded by the coding sequence ATGGGTGAATCCGTCGGCACACTGCTCGAACTCGACGTCACCGGGATCGCCCACGGCGGCATCTCGGTGGCACGGCACGAGGGGCGCGTGGTGTTCGTCACGGACGCGGTCCCGGGGGAGCGGGTCGTGGCGCGGGTGACCGAGGACCGGAAGAAGTCGTTCTGGCGCGCCGACACCGTGCGGGTACTCGAGCCGAGCGAGCACCGCGTGGACCACGTCTGGGCCGAGGCCGGCCTCGACCGCGACCCCGCTGAGCGTCCCGGTGGGGCGGAGTTCGGGCACATCTCCCTCGGCCACCAGCGCACCCTGAAGCGCGACGTGCTCGTCGACTCCTTCAGCCGGTTCGGTCGGATCGACCTCGACGCCGTGCTCGGCGCGCCGGTGGTCGTCGAGGCCGCGCCCGGCGACGACGAGGCGAACGGCCTCGGCTGGCGCACCCGCCTCCGCCTGCACGTGGACGCCGACGGCACCCCCGGTCCCTTCGCCGCCCGCTCCCACACGGTCGTGCCCGTGACGAGCCTGCCGCTCACCACCGCGGCCGTCCAGGAGTCCGCCCCGACCGCCCGCGGCTCGATGCCCGGTGCCGAGGTCATCGACGTCCTCAGCCCGAGCGGCTCCGCCGGCGCCCGCCTGGTCATCGACGCCCAGCGGCCCACGGTCGTCACCGAGCTGGTGGGCGAGCGTCGCTTCGCCGTCGACGACACCGGGTTCTGGCAGGTGCACCGACAAGCCCCCGCCGTCCTCACCGCCGCCGTCCAGGACGCGCTCGACCGCGAGCGACTCGACCCGGAGGGGCAGCACCTCGACCTCTACGGCGGCGTCGGGCTGCTCGCCGCGGCGCTCGCCGACGTGGCCGGCCCCCGTGCCCGGGTGACGAGCGTCGAGAGCGCGGCCCGCGCCACCGAGCACGCGCAGGAGAACCTGTCCGAATGGATCGGCGCCCGCGCCGAGACGGCCCGCGTCGACCGGTGGCTCGCCCGGACCGTCGACACCGCCTCCCGACCCGAGCGGGAGCGCTTCCGCGCCGGCACCGTCGTCCTCGACCCGCCCCGCGCCGGTGCCGGTCGCGACGTCGTCGTGTCGGTCGCGGCCCTGCAGCCGGCGCAGGTCGTCTACGTCGCCTGCGACCCCGTCGCGCTCGCCCGGGACGTCGCCACCTTCGCCGACCTCGGCTACCGCCTGGAGGCCCTCCGCGCCTTCGACCTCTTCCCGCACACCCACCACCTGGAGGCCGTGGCGCGACTGGTCCCGGTCGACTGA
- a CDS encoding PH domain-containing protein: MTDEPPPELVVARLRPHARRLVRPAVFVVLVAAAGGFGFGVFRAELAWVNVLVAVLTVVLVVLGGVVPLLRWMSQRYVVTTRRLVVSHGLGTRTRRELLHSRGYDVTVRRRGTQGLFRSGDVLVFPGDDPALVLADVPHADLVVAVLHDLVEAHEARRRHREPDWDDIVRGTPHRDR, from the coding sequence ATGACCGACGAGCCGCCTCCCGAGCTCGTCGTCGCGCGGCTGCGGCCGCACGCCCGCCGTCTGGTGCGGCCCGCGGTGTTCGTGGTCCTCGTCGCCGCGGCCGGCGGGTTCGGCTTCGGCGTGTTCCGGGCGGAGCTCGCGTGGGTGAACGTGCTCGTCGCCGTGCTGACCGTCGTGCTCGTCGTCCTCGGCGGGGTGGTGCCGCTCCTGCGGTGGATGTCGCAGCGGTACGTCGTCACGACCCGGCGGCTCGTCGTGTCGCACGGGCTCGGCACCCGGACCCGGCGGGAGCTCCTGCACTCCCGGGGCTACGACGTCACCGTGCGCCGACGCGGCACGCAGGGGCTGTTCCGCTCCGGGGACGTGCTCGTGTTCCCCGGTGACGACCCCGCGCTCGTGCTCGCCGACGTCCCGCACGCCGACCTCGTCGTCGCGGTCCTGCACGACCTGGTGGAGGCCCACGAGGCCCGCCGGAGGCACCGGGAACCCGACTGGGACGACATCGTCCGGGGCACCCCGCACCGCGACCGGTAG
- a CDS encoding biotin carboxylase N-terminal domain-containing protein: MPRISKVLIANRGEIAVRIIRAARDAGKASVAVYADQDRDALHARLADEAYALNGTTSADTYLVIEKIISVARRSGADAVHPGYGFLAENADFARAVIDAGLTWIGPSPESIERLGDKVSARHVAEAVGAPLAPGTIEPVQDVSEVVAFADEVGLPVAIKAAFGGGGRGLKVARTRDEIESQFESATREAIAAFGRGECFVEKYLDKPRHVETQCLADVHGNVVVVSTRDCSLQRRHQKLVEEAPAPYLTDAQTERLYSASKAILREVGYVGAGTCEFLIGADGTVSFLEVNTRLQVEHCVSEEVTGIDLVREQFRLAEGGVLDYEDPTPRGHSFEFRINGEDPGRNFFPAPGPVHVFNAPSGPGVRVDSGVVSGDVVSGSFDSMLAKLIVTGATRAEALERSRRALAEFEVAGLPTVIPFHRAVVADPAFATDDATPFSVYTQWIETDFDNDIPAWSGSPEELPVPAERDSVVVEVQGKRIEVTMPSIVGGSAGARRPAGPSAPPKRRSSAVKGGRAASGSSVASPMQATVVKLAVAEGDTVVKGDLLVVLEAMKMEQPVQAHKDGVVTGLNAPVGQTVSSGHVLLELA; this comes from the coding sequence ATGCCCCGCATCAGCAAGGTCCTCATCGCGAACCGTGGCGAGATCGCCGTCCGCATCATCCGCGCGGCTCGCGACGCGGGCAAGGCCTCGGTCGCGGTCTACGCCGACCAGGACCGTGACGCCCTGCACGCACGCCTCGCCGACGAGGCGTACGCGCTGAACGGCACCACGAGCGCCGACACCTACCTGGTCATCGAGAAGATCATCTCGGTCGCTCGCCGCTCCGGTGCCGACGCCGTGCACCCGGGCTACGGCTTCCTCGCCGAGAACGCCGACTTCGCCCGCGCCGTCATCGACGCCGGGCTGACCTGGATCGGGCCGTCCCCGGAATCGATCGAGCGGCTTGGCGACAAGGTGTCCGCCCGTCACGTGGCCGAGGCCGTCGGGGCGCCGCTCGCCCCGGGCACCATCGAGCCCGTTCAGGACGTGTCCGAGGTCGTCGCCTTCGCCGACGAGGTCGGCCTGCCGGTCGCGATCAAGGCCGCGTTCGGTGGCGGTGGCCGCGGGCTCAAGGTCGCCCGCACCCGCGACGAGATCGAGTCCCAGTTCGAGTCTGCGACGCGCGAGGCCATCGCAGCCTTCGGCCGCGGCGAGTGCTTCGTCGAGAAGTACCTCGACAAGCCGCGCCACGTCGAGACCCAGTGCCTCGCCGACGTGCACGGCAACGTCGTCGTCGTGTCCACGCGCGACTGCTCGCTGCAGCGTCGCCACCAGAAGCTCGTCGAGGAGGCCCCCGCGCCCTACCTGACCGACGCGCAGACCGAGCGGCTGTACTCGGCGTCGAAGGCGATCCTGCGCGAGGTCGGCTACGTCGGTGCGGGCACGTGCGAGTTCCTCATCGGCGCCGACGGAACGGTGTCGTTCCTCGAGGTGAACACCCGCCTGCAGGTCGAGCACTGCGTCTCCGAGGAGGTCACCGGCATCGACCTGGTGCGCGAGCAGTTCCGACTGGCCGAGGGCGGCGTGCTCGACTACGAGGACCCGACCCCGCGCGGCCACTCGTTCGAGTTCCGCATCAACGGCGAGGACCCGGGCCGCAACTTCTTCCCCGCACCGGGCCCCGTGCACGTGTTCAACGCGCCGTCCGGCCCCGGTGTCCGCGTCGACTCCGGCGTGGTCTCCGGCGACGTCGTCTCCGGCTCGTTCGACTCGATGCTCGCCAAGCTCATCGTGACCGGTGCCACTCGCGCCGAGGCGCTCGAGCGCTCCCGCCGCGCCCTCGCCGAGTTCGAGGTCGCCGGTCTGCCGACCGTCATCCCGTTCCACCGTGCCGTGGTCGCCGACCCGGCGTTCGCGACCGACGACGCCACCCCGTTCTCCGTCTACACGCAGTGGATCGAGACCGACTTCGACAACGACATCCCCGCGTGGAGCGGTTCCCCGGAGGAGCTCCCCGTCCCCGCCGAGCGCGACAGCGTCGTGGTCGAGGTGCAGGGCAAGCGCATCGAGGTCACCATGCCGTCGATCGTCGGCGGCTCCGCCGGTGCCCGTCGTCCGGCCGGGCCCTCCGCTCCCCCGAAGCGCCGCTCCTCCGCGGTCAAGGGCGGGCGTGCGGCCTCGGGCTCGTCGGTGGCGTCGCCGATGCAGGCCACCGTGGTGAAGCTCGCGGTCGCCGAGGGTGACACCGTGGTGAAGGGCGACCTGCTCGTCGTCCTCGAGGCCATGAAGATGGAGCAGCCCGTCCAGGCGCACAAGGACGGCGTCGTCACCGGGCTGAACGCCCCCGTCGGCCAGACGGTCTCCTCCGGCCACGTCCTGCTCGAGCTCGCGTAG
- a CDS encoding biotin--[acetyl-CoA-carboxylase] ligase gives MSTPVEASFPRTRAAVEASGATLAVLATTGSTNADLLADAVSSPGGSVVVTLDQTAGRGRLDRSWVAPAGQTLAASVLVRADLDPRDRGWLPLVAGAAVRDAVAAALAADGAADADERVLVKWPNDVLVDGRKVSGVLCQVAGDGSVVVGVGVNLTIPASELPTPTSTSLRVAGATGPATALADAVLTDLWTGLQEAVGGLVTGGAAAEAVRSHVRAVCGTVGQRVRLELPDGSVVEADATGVDDDGRITIRDRTGVSRGVAVGDVTHLRYA, from the coding sequence ATGTCCACACCGGTCGAGGCCTCCTTCCCCCGTACGCGCGCCGCCGTCGAGGCGTCCGGCGCGACGCTGGCGGTGCTGGCCACGACCGGCTCGACCAACGCCGACCTGCTCGCCGACGCCGTGTCGTCGCCCGGTGGCAGCGTCGTCGTCACGCTCGACCAGACCGCCGGACGGGGCCGCCTCGACCGCTCGTGGGTCGCCCCCGCCGGACAGACCCTCGCCGCGAGCGTCCTGGTCCGCGCCGACCTGGACCCGCGCGACCGCGGGTGGCTGCCGCTGGTGGCCGGCGCGGCCGTCCGGGACGCCGTCGCCGCCGCCCTCGCCGCCGACGGCGCGGCGGACGCCGACGAGCGGGTCCTCGTCAAGTGGCCGAACGACGTCCTCGTCGACGGCCGGAAGGTCTCCGGCGTCCTCTGCCAGGTCGCAGGCGACGGTTCCGTCGTGGTCGGGGTCGGCGTCAACCTGACCATCCCCGCGTCGGAGCTGCCCACCCCGACGTCCACTTCCCTCCGCGTCGCGGGCGCGACCGGCCCGGCCACGGCGCTCGCCGACGCCGTCCTGACGGACCTGTGGACGGGCCTCCAGGAGGCGGTGGGCGGCCTGGTCACCGGCGGCGCGGCAGCCGAGGCGGTCCGCTCCCACGTGCGCGCCGTCTGCGGCACCGTCGGCCAGCGGGTGCGGCTGGAGCTGCCGGACGGCTCGGTCGTCGAGGCCGACGCGACCGGCGTCGACGACGACGGTCGGATCACGATCCGGGACCGGACCGGCGTCTCCAGGGGCGTCGCGGTGGGCGACGTCACGCACCTGCGCTATGCATGA
- a CDS encoding acyl-CoA carboxylase subunit epsilon, which yields MTPRHAAAVPADAPASVADVRVVRGEPTPEELAAVIAVLQRQADEAAAAGRAQTVASPRAGWTASARGMRQSLDRGSWSRSLR from the coding sequence GTGACCCCCCGTCACGCAGCAGCCGTCCCCGCCGACGCCCCGGCCTCGGTCGCGGACGTCCGCGTCGTCCGGGGTGAGCCGACCCCGGAGGAACTCGCCGCGGTGATCGCCGTGCTGCAGCGGCAGGCCGACGAGGCCGCCGCCGCGGGTCGGGCACAGACGGTCGCCTCGCCGCGCGCCGGCTGGACCGCGTCCGCCCGGGGCATGCGGCAGTCGCTCGACCGGGGCTCCTGGAGCCGGTCGCTCCGCTGA